A stretch of Vibrio maritimus DNA encodes these proteins:
- a CDS encoding CpaF family protein has protein sequence MSSNKELYLAFRTQIFEALDAEAVQKMDRKDLEGQIHSAVDLLASNYRRPITAMMKTGLVKSLVDELFGLGPLQPLVEDQSITDIMVNGPSNIFFERHGKVQKSDLTFVNEEQLLSIAKRIASRVGRRVDELSPTVDARLEDGSRVNIVIPPIALDGTSISIRKFREQKIAFEDLVGFGSMSPDMARVLMIAARCRMNVLISGGTGSGKTTLLNAMSNYIAEDERVVTIEDAAELQLGQPNLVRLETRTASIEQTGKVTQRDLVINALRMRPDRIILGECRGSEAFEMLQAMNTGHDGSMSTLHANTPRDAIARVESMVMMANLNQPLDAIRRTIVSAVQLIVQINRLRDGSRKVTSISEVVGLEGENVVMDEIFRFQYDDTQYGEAVKGSYVTSGIMQRSELVKKAQFFGLYDDLMNSFRGM, from the coding sequence ATGAGTTCGAATAAAGAGCTGTATCTCGCTTTTCGCACCCAAATTTTTGAAGCACTTGATGCTGAAGCGGTCCAAAAAATGGATCGTAAGGATCTTGAAGGTCAGATACACAGTGCTGTTGACCTTTTGGCGAGTAACTATCGTCGTCCTATAACGGCAATGATGAAAACTGGGCTGGTTAAGAGTTTAGTTGATGAGCTATTTGGACTCGGCCCTTTACAACCGCTAGTGGAAGATCAGTCTATCACCGATATCATGGTAAATGGACCGAGCAATATCTTCTTTGAGCGCCATGGTAAGGTTCAAAAATCAGATTTAACCTTTGTTAATGAAGAGCAGTTGCTTTCTATTGCAAAGCGCATCGCTTCGCGTGTTGGTCGACGAGTCGATGAGCTTTCACCTACCGTGGATGCGCGTCTAGAGGACGGCAGTCGTGTCAACATTGTGATTCCGCCTATTGCTCTTGATGGTACCTCGATTTCAATTCGTAAATTCCGCGAGCAGAAAATTGCGTTTGAAGATCTGGTCGGGTTTGGCTCTATGTCGCCAGATATGGCGAGAGTCTTAATGATCGCGGCTCGCTGTCGAATGAACGTTCTGATTTCAGGTGGTACGGGCTCTGGTAAAACGACGCTACTCAACGCTATGTCTAACTATATTGCTGAAGACGAACGCGTTGTCACGATAGAGGATGCAGCGGAACTCCAATTAGGGCAGCCTAACTTAGTGCGCCTAGAAACAAGAACCGCAAGTATCGAGCAAACGGGCAAAGTGACTCAGCGTGACTTGGTGATCAATGCTCTGCGTATGCGTCCTGATCGCATTATTCTTGGTGAGTGTCGTGGCTCAGAAGCCTTCGAAATGCTGCAAGCTATGAACACGGGACACGACGGTTCTATGTCGACCCTCCACGCGAATACGCCTCGCGATGCCATTGCTCGCGTCGAATCCATGGTCATGATGGCAAACCTGAATCAGCCACTTGATGCAATTCGCAGAACGATAGTCAGCGCTGTTCAGCTTATTGTTCAGATCAACCGTCTGCGTGATGGGTCGCGTAAGGTCACTAGCATTTCAGAGGTGGTGGGCCTTGAGGGTGAAAACGTTGTGATGGACGAGATTTTCCGTTTCCAGTATGACGATACTCAGTACGGAGAGGCCGTAAAGGGTTCTTACGTAACCAGCGGGATTATGCAGCGCTCAGAGTTGGTCAAAAAAGCGCAATTCTTTGGCTTATACGATGACTTAATGAACTCATTTAGAGGCATGTAA
- a CDS encoding OmpA family protein, which translates to MKIQITTIAMLIGLISPGTYAQSYYCTNSEIEIKREVRLEHGVLLEQHRNGSLQRELKLKDEQLANVLSEEVMLPPRRGCHSYISSDIENQTSLARVQFGFDQSSLTPMARDSLHTLARSIGENGTQILVEGHTDSMGSAGYNQELGLKRALSVYDLLRYQGVDKQNITVRTLGETQPLEPNNSSKNRAINRRAEIMVVTGN; encoded by the coding sequence ATGAAAATACAAATTACTACAATCGCTATGCTTATCGGGTTAATTAGCCCTGGCACATATGCTCAAAGTTACTACTGTACTAACTCTGAAATTGAAATTAAGCGTGAGGTACGTTTAGAACATGGGGTACTGTTAGAACAACACAGGAACGGTTCGTTGCAGAGAGAGCTAAAGTTAAAAGACGAGCAGTTAGCTAATGTTTTGTCTGAGGAGGTTATGCTCCCCCCAAGACGAGGCTGCCATAGCTACATTAGCTCTGATATTGAGAATCAAACTAGTTTAGCACGGGTGCAGTTTGGTTTTGACCAATCTTCATTGACTCCTATGGCGAGAGACTCTCTACACACTTTAGCTCGATCTATCGGTGAAAATGGTACTCAAATATTAGTCGAAGGACACACTGATAGCATGGGAAGTGCCGGTTATAACCAAGAGCTTGGTTTAAAACGAGCGCTGTCAGTATATGACCTATTACGTTATCAAGGTGTCGATAAGCAAAATATTACGGTTCGTACATTAGGTGAAACTCAACCTCTTGAGCCAAATAACTCAAGCAAGAATCGAGCAATTAATCGCCGCGCTGAAATTATGGTTGTGACAGGTAACTAG
- a CDS encoding type II secretion system F family protein, with translation MFTLLAVLIFVFASVFFIVDSFNKQNRTSRIEHFLKEDDYNAPSKISMFLLKFGTKHRKALENRFLEAGFYNKELAKFYFPLKLLAVVALVTFTMLTDLEWDNKMLIMLFGLVGIIVVPDMILDFKRKSLISTTSSKLPYLLDMMSVCVQTGMTVEATFDYLGQELDSFDRDLCYQVRRTAESAKIKGLEKALNDLSDRLPTPEVRSFVLTVIQNLQYGTSIAQVLSNLAEDMRKIQLLTIEEKVGQLSSKMGIPLILFIMFPIVVLILGPAIVQMSANMGG, from the coding sequence ATGTTTACTCTATTGGCTGTGCTTATATTTGTATTCGCATCTGTATTTTTTATTGTTGATTCTTTTAATAAGCAGAATAGAACGTCAAGAATAGAGCACTTTTTGAAAGAGGATGATTATAACGCGCCCTCTAAGATCAGTATGTTCCTACTTAAATTTGGAACCAAACACAGGAAGGCACTAGAAAACCGATTCCTTGAAGCGGGCTTTTACAACAAAGAACTGGCCAAGTTCTATTTTCCTCTAAAGCTTCTGGCTGTGGTGGCTTTAGTTACCTTCACTATGCTGACAGATTTGGAATGGGATAACAAAATGTTGATCATGCTTTTCGGGCTAGTCGGCATCATTGTTGTGCCAGATATGATCTTGGACTTTAAGCGCAAGTCGCTCATTTCAACCACGTCATCAAAGCTTCCATACCTTCTCGATATGATGTCAGTATGTGTGCAAACAGGGATGACCGTTGAGGCGACATTCGACTATCTGGGACAAGAGTTAGATAGCTTTGACAGGGACTTGTGTTATCAAGTCCGGCGTACCGCAGAATCGGCAAAGATAAAGGGATTAGAAAAAGCACTGAATGACCTCAGCGACAGACTTCCCACTCCAGAAGTTCGAAGCTTTGTGTTGACGGTTATACAGAACCTGCAATACGGCACGTCTATCGCACAAGTATTGAGCAACTTAGCAGAGGACATGCGAAAAATTCAACTGCTTACCATCGAAGAGAAGGTTGGGCAGTTGTCCTCAAAAATGGGGATCCCACTCATTCTATTTATCATGTTCCCTATCGTAGTATTAATTTTAGGTCCGGCAATCGTTCAGATGTCGGCGAATATGGGCGGATAA
- a CDS encoding tetratricopeptide repeat protein, with amino-acid sequence MKANLWTSLLISLFLVNGCATTPTTKSDPVENMHKVNNFDGLIDYYQKKVEQNSDDLASYEQIALAYFKKNDLESAEFYSDYLLEHGYESQELLFVRGKIYASDEEPANAIEFFNQSIASGNNSGDVFNALGVEYSKLNQFSEAIDAFNTARLRGFDELTVKNNLAVIYIAQGNNQKAISVLTALLEEVPENKKVRSNLAIALLRTGDMTSAKSLLKDDFSSRELVLVSQQIQSGVSQ; translated from the coding sequence ATGAAAGCTAACCTTTGGACAAGTTTACTTATTAGCCTTTTTCTAGTGAACGGTTGCGCGACCACGCCAACCACCAAGTCTGACCCTGTTGAGAATATGCACAAGGTTAATAACTTCGATGGGCTGATCGATTACTACCAAAAGAAAGTCGAGCAAAACTCCGACGACCTCGCATCCTATGAGCAAATTGCTCTGGCGTACTTCAAGAAGAATGACCTTGAATCTGCGGAGTTTTATTCAGACTACCTACTGGAACATGGTTATGAGTCTCAGGAGTTACTTTTTGTAAGAGGTAAAATCTATGCATCGGATGAAGAACCGGCAAACGCGATAGAGTTCTTTAACCAATCCATTGCTTCAGGGAATAACAGTGGAGACGTGTTTAATGCGCTTGGAGTCGAATACAGCAAGTTGAATCAGTTTTCTGAAGCGATCGATGCATTCAACACGGCACGACTTAGAGGGTTCGATGAGCTTACGGTGAAGAACAACCTTGCGGTTATCTATATAGCCCAAGGCAATAATCAAAAAGCAATTTCTGTGTTAACGGCTTTGTTAGAAGAGGTGCCAGAAAACAAAAAGGTACGTTCGAATCTTGCCATTGCTCTTTTGAGAACTGGTGACATGACAAGTGCAAAATCTTTGCTGAAAGATGATTTTAGCTCTCGAGAGCTAGTGCTTGTCTCGCAACAGATCCAAAGTGGGGTGTCTCAATAA
- a CDS encoding type II secretion system F family protein — MIWLSLILFAIALLLMPNDRKKNVDHYFQLEEAESESFDAINIKELTAKKGWQKTMETVSGNISILGPRSVFYVAMFSIGSLFGSWYLFNRVFTFNNPWLVVISTLGLLFVGYRYLKDRRRKEFEKSFPDALNIMMSAVTAGDSLMQAITYVGDTMGNSIGRDFKYMGNRLKMGETPEVVLQRACKIYPYPEFVFFTLTLKANISRGGQLKGVLAKLIRVLVDSRTMEKKKLAMTSEARMSAKIVALIPVGFCVLLSSISPDKLDFILYDPDGRGILYYVVGSELLGLAVIWLLMKGVR; from the coding sequence ATGATTTGGCTGTCGCTCATTCTGTTTGCCATCGCATTACTTCTTATGCCCAATGATAGGAAGAAAAATGTCGATCATTACTTTCAGCTAGAAGAGGCGGAGAGTGAGTCGTTTGATGCGATCAATATTAAAGAGTTGACGGCTAAAAAGGGATGGCAAAAGACCATGGAGACGGTCAGCGGCAACATCTCAATATTGGGGCCGCGCTCTGTGTTTTACGTTGCTATGTTTTCTATCGGCTCATTGTTTGGCTCGTGGTATCTGTTTAATCGTGTTTTTACCTTTAACAATCCTTGGTTGGTCGTTATCTCTACGCTGGGCCTACTGTTTGTCGGCTATCGCTACTTGAAAGACAGGCGTCGCAAAGAATTTGAAAAATCCTTTCCTGATGCGCTGAACATAATGATGAGTGCGGTAACGGCTGGTGATAGCTTAATGCAGGCGATTACATACGTGGGTGACACCATGGGCAATAGTATTGGCCGAGATTTTAAGTATATGGGCAACCGCTTAAAAATGGGTGAAACACCAGAAGTTGTGTTGCAGCGAGCGTGTAAAATATACCCCTATCCAGAATTCGTGTTTTTCACTTTGACCTTAAAAGCCAATATTAGTCGCGGCGGCCAATTGAAAGGGGTTTTAGCGAAATTGATTCGGGTACTCGTTGACTCTCGGACAATGGAAAAAAAGAAGCTGGCTATGACTTCGGAAGCAAGAATGTCTGCAAAGATAGTTGCACTCATTCCAGTAGGCTTTTGTGTATTACTGTCATCTATTAGTCCGGATAAGCTGGATTTTATTCTCTATGACCCTGATGGTAGGGGCATTCTTTACTACGTAGTAGGCAGTGAGCTTCTTGGTTTGGCGGTGATCTGGCTGCTTATGAAGGGGGTGCGCTGA
- a CDS encoding glycosyltransferase family 2 protein: protein MNNEPNVAVVIPCYNEEGAIGLTIDAFKQALPSATIYVYDNNSTDNSVREASAHGATVMKEPRQGKGEVVRRMFADVEADIYVMTDGDNTYDANAAPVMIETLRNEHLDMVTGTRSYVETAFPPGHILGNHAFSTLVNTFFGAKLTDVFSGYRVMTRRFVKSLPIISLGFEIETEITVHALQARVAWKEVPTSYSTRPEGTSSKLRTFKDGFRILGFILFLLRDVKPLLFFSGLSLVMAFLSLVLGIPVINEFFETGLVPKFPTAILASAIAVISVMCLFVGFILDNVSRGRLEAKQLHFLSTRRTTHQ, encoded by the coding sequence ATGAATAACGAACCTAACGTAGCCGTCGTTATCCCTTGTTACAACGAAGAGGGAGCGATAGGACTTACTATCGATGCTTTTAAACAAGCTTTACCATCGGCCACCATTTACGTTTACGACAACAACTCGACGGATAACTCGGTAAGAGAGGCAAGCGCACACGGAGCTACTGTGATGAAGGAGCCCCGCCAAGGCAAAGGTGAAGTTGTGCGAAGAATGTTCGCGGATGTTGAGGCTGATATTTATGTAATGACGGATGGCGACAACACCTATGATGCGAATGCTGCTCCTGTAATGATAGAGACTCTGCGCAATGAGCACCTTGATATGGTAACAGGCACTAGGAGCTACGTTGAGACAGCTTTCCCGCCAGGGCATATATTGGGAAACCATGCCTTTTCCACTCTCGTCAATACGTTCTTTGGCGCCAAGCTAACCGACGTATTTTCTGGGTATCGTGTGATGACACGTCGCTTTGTGAAATCACTTCCTATTATCAGCCTTGGTTTCGAGATCGAAACCGAGATTACTGTGCACGCGCTTCAAGCGAGAGTTGCTTGGAAAGAAGTGCCTACCTCATACTCTACTCGGCCAGAGGGAACAAGCAGCAAGCTCCGCACCTTCAAAGATGGCTTTAGAATTTTAGGTTTCATTTTGTTTCTGCTAAGAGATGTGAAACCCTTGCTCTTTTTCAGCGGCTTATCATTGGTCATGGCTTTTTTGAGCTTGGTACTGGGAATACCGGTAATCAACGAGTTTTTTGAGACGGGTTTGGTTCCGAAATTTCCAACGGCTATTTTGGCGAGTGCTATAGCAGTCATCTCTGTCATGTGTTTATTTGTCGGCTTTATATTGGATAATGTTAGCCGCGGCCGCCTTGAAGCCAAACAACTTCACTTTTTGAGTACTCGGCGTACGACCCATCAGTAA
- a CDS encoding TadE/TadG family type IV pilus assembly protein → MKRRLGNRYSSIKNQRGVAGIWLGMTLVPIMGFTFWAIEGTRYVQEHNRLGDANEAAAMALTIQDDTASAQNLAESYIRSYVRDIDSIAVTSVRQHQEQTDASDESIQYSVSAVTSHSSWFSSTFIPSFNETVDLHSSAVAKKYLSTLADNNIDIVFVADFSGSMTYSWSGSSNSKIKDLKLAINQVSAKILCGNIGYKEVGGKLVEVCLDSDQDKMANKLDNRIALAPFNTRTRERDSQNTAYAVSQLRYRKDVKIGEPSLTYDEVDWNWWRTKNFKYVHLCSNNHKKCDGKSLSLQKQAKRIVDVLGIYKWKSNYYGSKYLDEPNYIDYQKTVSDMLNDKFPGQSSNYQVKSTNLYGGFGSKSNDQFFNVPLTSQLTEINKINKMEASGATAAYQGILTGVQLLSQGNPNSSDSEEQEAYDSKIKMLLIFSDGEESPDPKILKNLVSAKMCDTARQYIPGLYIGFIGVDFDAENIPAFRQCVNDETTDIINVGNLNELIEKIEELIKNGSKSSGFTKLY, encoded by the coding sequence ATGAAACGTCGTTTAGGTAATCGTTATTCCTCTATCAAGAATCAACGTGGTGTCGCAGGTATTTGGTTAGGCATGACATTAGTGCCAATCATGGGATTCACCTTTTGGGCGATAGAGGGGACGCGTTATGTCCAAGAACACAACCGTCTAGGTGATGCTAATGAAGCCGCAGCGATGGCGCTCACGATTCAAGATGATACTGCATCTGCTCAGAACCTAGCTGAGAGTTATATACGCAGCTATGTAAGAGACATTGATTCAATTGCTGTCACATCGGTAAGACAGCATCAAGAGCAAACGGATGCGTCGGATGAGTCCATTCAATACAGCGTGAGTGCGGTGACGTCGCACAGTTCTTGGTTTTCAAGTACGTTTATTCCCTCTTTCAATGAAACCGTAGACTTGCACAGCAGTGCAGTTGCAAAAAAGTACTTATCCACGCTAGCGGATAACAATATTGATATCGTTTTTGTTGCGGACTTTTCTGGTTCTATGACCTATAGCTGGAGTGGTAGCAGTAATAGCAAAATTAAAGACCTTAAATTGGCTATAAATCAAGTATCCGCCAAAATACTTTGCGGAAACATTGGTTACAAAGAAGTTGGAGGGAAGTTAGTCGAGGTTTGTCTTGATAGCGATCAGGACAAGATGGCAAACAAACTTGATAATCGCATCGCCCTTGCTCCATTCAACACACGAACAAGAGAACGGGACTCACAAAATACGGCTTATGCTGTTAGCCAACTACGGTATCGAAAAGACGTCAAAATTGGGGAGCCTAGTCTGACTTATGATGAAGTTGATTGGAATTGGTGGCGTACTAAAAACTTCAAGTACGTGCACCTTTGCTCCAATAATCATAAAAAATGTGATGGCAAGTCGTTGTCTCTTCAGAAGCAAGCAAAACGTATCGTCGATGTTTTAGGTATTTATAAGTGGAAGTCGAACTACTATGGAAGCAAATACTTAGATGAGCCAAATTATATAGACTATCAGAAAACTGTGAGTGATATGCTGAATGACAAATTTCCCGGTCAATCATCAAACTATCAGGTTAAGAGTACTAATTTGTATGGTGGGTTTGGTTCAAAGAGTAACGACCAATTCTTCAATGTGCCTTTAACATCCCAACTCACTGAAATTAATAAAATTAATAAAATGGAGGCAAGTGGGGCGACAGCAGCGTATCAAGGGATATTAACCGGTGTACAGCTTCTTTCCCAAGGGAACCCTAACTCGTCAGATAGTGAAGAACAAGAAGCTTACGATTCAAAAATCAAAATGTTGTTAATTTTTAGTGACGGAGAGGAATCACCTGATCCGAAAATTCTTAAGAATTTAGTTTCTGCTAAGATGTGTGATACCGCGAGACAATATATCCCCGGCCTATACATCGGCTTCATCGGTGTTGATTTTGATGCTGAAAACATACCTGCATTTAGACAATGCGTTAATGATGAAACAACGGACATTATTAACGTAGGAAACCTCAACGAGCTCATAGAGAAAATCGAAGAGCTGATCAAGAATGGTTCAAAATCAAGTGGATTTACAAAGTTGTACTAG
- a CDS encoding AAA family ATPase, whose amino-acid sequence MFDLTKALSNKSKVVQQQNATGVAGCTLYYQSTECLELVREIFRFEGWNDPDCVKFNHRVTKLTTEQSSHIIVLELNESDDVVRDAKEFASRLPTHKGVVVIGKEDAISTLRALKEMGFYYVFWPVNKTEFADFLTHVNKNLQTFSGVSQKRKAKRVAIVGSKGGVGTSFIASELTSMLAAQGTDGLLVDHQYDNSNVDVLLALKSFKPRVIDEFSAPLHEMDEEGALSYLHSVRKNFRLLALDGDMSQDNILVYSQTLCELLSRNTNFIVEDFSGSVNFKLEPQMLVDNFDVVVLVVDPSVSSMRSAKRLLERLRNIQLTLSTKTRVITVVNYHRPAPSFVIQKGEISKYLGSPVDMDMPYSKHLEHIIIDGKSAHKHDRHINRCFGQLIKLINGQTIEDKSLKSWFKTRKNK is encoded by the coding sequence ATGTTTGATCTAACCAAAGCGCTGAGTAATAAAAGCAAAGTCGTACAGCAGCAAAATGCAACGGGTGTGGCAGGCTGCACGCTGTACTATCAGTCGACAGAATGTTTGGAACTAGTTCGCGAAATCTTTCGTTTTGAGGGGTGGAATGATCCCGACTGTGTCAAGTTCAACCACAGAGTCACCAAACTCACGACAGAGCAAAGCAGCCATATAATCGTCCTAGAACTGAATGAATCGGATGATGTTGTTCGAGATGCAAAAGAGTTCGCTAGTCGACTGCCTACGCATAAAGGTGTGGTTGTTATTGGCAAAGAAGACGCGATATCCACGCTTCGTGCATTGAAGGAGATGGGTTTCTATTATGTCTTTTGGCCGGTAAACAAAACAGAGTTCGCCGACTTCCTGACTCACGTAAACAAAAACCTTCAAACGTTTTCAGGGGTCAGCCAAAAGCGTAAGGCCAAACGAGTCGCTATCGTCGGTTCGAAAGGTGGGGTGGGCACGTCATTTATCGCCTCAGAGTTGACCTCAATGCTGGCTGCCCAGGGGACTGACGGTCTTCTTGTCGATCATCAATACGACAACTCAAATGTCGACGTGCTTCTGGCGCTTAAGTCATTTAAGCCACGTGTTATTGACGAGTTTTCTGCACCACTACATGAAATGGATGAAGAAGGGGCGCTAAGTTACCTGCACTCGGTGCGCAAGAACTTTCGTTTGCTCGCTCTTGATGGAGATATGAGTCAAGACAACATCCTGGTTTATAGCCAGACACTTTGTGAGCTCTTGTCTCGTAATACTAACTTTATCGTCGAAGACTTCTCTGGCAGCGTAAATTTCAAGCTAGAACCACAAATGTTAGTGGACAACTTTGATGTGGTGGTTTTAGTCGTTGACCCATCAGTATCGTCCATGCGCAGTGCCAAGCGACTGCTAGAACGTTTGCGTAACATTCAATTGACGCTGTCGACCAAGACTCGCGTGATTACTGTGGTTAACTATCATAGGCCGGCACCCTCGTTTGTCATTCAAAAGGGCGAGATTTCCAAGTATCTAGGCTCACCAGTTGATATGGACATGCCATACAGCAAACATCTTGAGCACATCATCATTGATGGCAAGAGCGCCCACAAGCACGATAGACATATTAATCGCTGTTTTGGTCAGTTAATCAAGCTGATTAACGGGCAAACGATCGAAGACAAGAGCCTTAAATCGTGGTTCAAAACTAGGAAGAATAAATGA
- a CDS encoding TadE family protein has translation MTKWKKQMGSTSVEFALAGLTLMFATFAIFESCYQIYVVNMTEFALRETIRNTKVDQGIDDTPEKLNEHYETYFRQLIMDNNKIWHFLMDGDKFTIEGKYYQSYDDFVAGVGHTSQGVGFYYDLAEITVEYEYEPMIELVSSDTVKISRTMVLNLEHQGWGDDE, from the coding sequence ATGACGAAGTGGAAAAAGCAGATGGGGTCAACTTCCGTAGAGTTCGCTTTGGCGGGCTTAACCCTCATGTTTGCTACTTTCGCCATTTTTGAGTCCTGTTACCAAATTTATGTTGTGAACATGACGGAGTTTGCGCTTCGAGAAACTATTCGTAATACCAAGGTAGACCAGGGCATTGACGACACGCCTGAAAAACTTAATGAGCACTACGAAACGTACTTTCGTCAACTCATCATGGACAACAACAAGATTTGGCACTTCTTGATGGACGGCGATAAGTTCACGATAGAAGGCAAGTACTACCAATCTTATGACGACTTTGTTGCTGGTGTAGGGCACACCTCTCAAGGGGTTGGTTTCTATTACGACTTAGCTGAGATCACTGTGGAGTACGAGTATGAGCCGATGATAGAGCTTGTTAGTTCCGACACAGTAAAAATATCTCGAACTATGGTGTTGAATTTGGAGCACCAAGGGTGGGGTGACGATGAATAA
- a CDS encoding type II and III secretion system protein family protein produces MSSLRLFIPHVVLLVASLLFTSMSNAADRYITLNGGTHINLPNTIGKVFISNPQIADYKVIDENTIVVFASSLGQARLIVYGTEQDVLLSDKIIVDLDLSQVRRQLAFHFPDLDIKVQSIGSQVAVSGVVNSEEERDAIYRMVATLLGREKTERWHKAEKLEFKLPNMELEEPESMVFARNMTWEGIIERLEVATTQQVNVKISVAQVTENFGETIGVDWQTVGSSVGQFVFDQFKAENLTTIISALGNDSVAQVLAEPNLTVLSGESASFLVGGEVPVIITTANNVNITYKEFGVKLDLTAKVLSEDKIKMQLFPEVSEIESYVKAAGIEVPQLASRRAMTTVELGDGESFILGGLMSSADYEELQKIPVVGDIPVLGAAFRKSITERKRTELIIVATVNLVKPTRSTDIQLPYMRKTPTMVRWLNLEGDEYQAPASDATMRLLSDGGFIQ; encoded by the coding sequence ATGTCGTCTTTACGTTTATTCATTCCGCATGTTGTTTTGTTGGTAGCGAGTTTGCTCTTCACTTCAATGAGTAATGCTGCGGACAGGTACATTACGCTCAATGGGGGCACGCACATTAACCTGCCAAATACGATTGGTAAGGTGTTTATTAGTAACCCTCAAATCGCCGACTATAAAGTCATTGATGAAAATACCATCGTCGTATTTGCCTCTAGCTTAGGGCAAGCACGCCTGATTGTTTATGGCACTGAGCAAGATGTTCTGCTGTCAGACAAGATCATTGTGGATCTCGATTTATCACAAGTTAGACGTCAGCTTGCTTTTCATTTTCCTGACCTCGATATCAAGGTCCAATCAATAGGCTCACAAGTTGCGGTCAGCGGGGTAGTGAACTCTGAGGAAGAGCGAGATGCCATCTATCGCATGGTAGCAACACTACTTGGTCGTGAAAAAACAGAGCGTTGGCATAAAGCAGAAAAACTGGAGTTCAAGCTTCCCAATATGGAACTCGAAGAGCCAGAAAGCATGGTTTTCGCGCGCAATATGACCTGGGAAGGCATTATTGAGCGTTTGGAAGTTGCCACCACGCAACAGGTAAACGTCAAAATTTCAGTTGCTCAAGTTACTGAGAACTTCGGCGAAACCATTGGTGTTGATTGGCAAACGGTGGGAAGCAGTGTTGGGCAGTTCGTGTTCGACCAATTTAAAGCTGAAAACCTGACTACGATTATCTCCGCGCTTGGTAATGACAGTGTGGCTCAAGTTCTCGCAGAGCCAAATTTGACGGTTCTATCAGGTGAGTCAGCGAGCTTCTTAGTAGGTGGCGAAGTCCCGGTCATTATTACCACGGCCAACAACGTCAACATCACCTACAAAGAGTTTGGTGTAAAGCTGGATCTAACCGCGAAAGTTTTGAGCGAAGACAAGATTAAAATGCAGCTTTTTCCTGAAGTAAGTGAAATAGAAAGCTATGTGAAAGCCGCAGGCATAGAAGTGCCTCAGCTCGCCTCACGCCGCGCGATGACGACAGTGGAGCTGGGTGATGGTGAGAGTTTTATTCTCGGTGGACTAATGAGCAGCGCGGACTACGAAGAGCTGCAAAAGATACCAGTGGTTGGTGATATCCCAGTTCTAGGGGCAGCATTTAGAAAATCTATTACAGAGAGAAAGCGTACTGAGCTGATCATTGTTGCAACGGTTAATCTCGTTAAACCAACTCGCTCGACGGATATTCAACTGCCTTATATGAGGAAAACACCGACTATGGTGCGTTGGTTAAACCTAGAAGGGGACGAGTATCAAGCGCCCGCATCGGATGCGACGATGAGACTTCTATCTGATGGAGGATTCATTCAATGA
- the tadF gene encoding tight adherence pilus pseudopilin TadF, which produces MNKMKKQKGVFAIELGFILFALCAIFLFATDISHKLLVRAKLDRTSFALVNILKERYRYFDGSVVNKLNLDVTETELLEMRKVAARLLNTTEDEVAIKIESLVDAQFTTTFTSAKFDSLGCSVGSISSEAGLAPTESGTIYPLYRVSVCEEHDSWFDPFVGGSTEDIAVTSSSVMPGR; this is translated from the coding sequence ATGAATAAAATGAAAAAGCAAAAAGGTGTCTTTGCGATTGAGTTAGGATTTATCCTATTCGCACTTTGCGCGATATTTTTATTCGCTACCGATATCAGTCACAAATTATTGGTTCGAGCAAAGCTTGATCGCACCAGCTTTGCTTTGGTGAACATACTCAAAGAAAGATACCGCTATTTCGATGGCAGTGTCGTCAATAAACTTAATCTTGATGTGACAGAAACAGAGCTTCTTGAAATGCGCAAGGTTGCGGCAAGGTTACTTAACACTACAGAAGATGAGGTAGCCATCAAAATTGAATCTCTTGTTGATGCCCAGTTCACGACGACATTTACTAGTGCAAAATTTGATAGTTTGGGCTGCAGCGTCGGCTCCATCTCTTCTGAAGCCGGACTGGCACCGACCGAGAGTGGGACTATTTATCCCTTGTACCGAGTCAGCGTTTGTGAAGAACATGACTCTTGGTTTGACCCATTCGTTGGTGGAAGCACAGAAGATATTGCAGTGACTTCATCATCAGTGATGCCCGGGAGGTAG